The Leclercia adecarboxylata region GGCTAAAGCCCATATAGCTGCCTCGCGCACGGGCATCCGCCAGCTGCGCGCTCAGCGTTTCACGGGCGGGCTCTGCAATGACAGATCCAATGTAGAAGGTGCATATCAGGATAAACAGCTGCTGCAGCGAGCTGACCATCCCGATAGGCAGCATGCTCAGAGACATCACCAACAGACCGGCCATCAGGCGGTGTTCAAGGCGGAAGCGTTTTTCGCTCCAGCGGGCAATCGGGTAGAGCAGGGTGAGGGAGAGACAGGCCTCAATGGCGTACATCCACTTCACGGCCGTCGGCGAGCCAGCAACATCGTTGACCATGATCGGCAGCATCAGCATCACCTGGACTCCCAGCATGTAATAACCCGCCAGCGTCAGCACGTAGGTGATAAAGCGTTTGTCGCGCCAGACCCGGTCCAGCCCTTCCCGCACCGGCGCTTTGACGGTGGAGAGTTTCCAGGCGGGCAGGAGCCAGGCGTTAAAGGCCGCGCACAGGATAAACAGCACCGCGCCAGTGGCGCAGACCAGGCGGAAATCATACTGCAGCAGCCAGCTTCCCAGCAGCGCTCCCACCACCGCACCCGCACTGTCCTGCATCATCAGCAGCGAGAAAAAGCGCCCGCGATGCTGGGGGCGGATCAGTTTGACCACTAACGCCGTACGCGGCGGGTCGAAGAGGGTGCCGCCAAGCCCGGAGACAATACAGGAGACCCACAGCAGCCAGGGCTCGTGGGCGATCGCCATGGTGGCAAAACCCGCCGCCCGCAGCAGCATGCCGGTAACGATCATCGGTTTCGCGCCAAAGCGGTCGGCAATCGCGCCGCCGAACACCCCCAGCCCCTGCTGAACGAACTGGCGCAATCCCAGCGCAATGCCGACCATTAATGCCGCCCAGCCCATCTGATCGACAAAACGAATCGAAATGAGCGGGAAAACGACAAAAAAGCCGAGTACAACCAGCATGTTATCGACAAGCAGGAAATATTTACCCAGGCTCCGGGCCTGTGAGATATGGGACATTTCCCCTCCAGGGAAATAGACCCGTCATACTTCAGGTTGCCGGTGCGTTGGCATGACTCGGCCCATGGCCTCGCCCCTTTGGGGCCAGCGCAAGCGCTGTTCAAACTGGCTATGCCAGTTTGTCTGCGCTCACCCCTGTCACTTACCGGAGTAAGCTCCAGGGGATCCGCTGCGTCGCCGCCTTCCTGCAACTCGAATTATTTAGGGTATCAAGATAATGAGCGCGCTAATATTCTGCGATGTCGGCAGGTTTTTTCCCACCGCGCAGGCGACAATATTTTTTTATCAAAAGGGTACTTTGATAGAGGCTTTTCATCGAAAAATGTGAAAAGTCTTCAAAATGGTATGTCACTGTTTTCCCAGAAGGCAGC contains the following coding sequences:
- the mdtH gene encoding multidrug efflux MFS transporter MdtH is translated as MSHISQARSLGKYFLLVDNMLVVLGFFVVFPLISIRFVDQMGWAALMVGIALGLRQFVQQGLGVFGGAIADRFGAKPMIVTGMLLRAAGFATMAIAHEPWLLWVSCIVSGLGGTLFDPPRTALVVKLIRPQHRGRFFSLLMMQDSAGAVVGALLGSWLLQYDFRLVCATGAVLFILCAAFNAWLLPAWKLSTVKAPVREGLDRVWRDKRFITYVLTLAGYYMLGVQVMLMLPIMVNDVAGSPTAVKWMYAIEACLSLTLLYPIARWSEKRFRLEHRLMAGLLVMSLSMLPIGMVSSLQQLFILICTFYIGSVIAEPARETLSAQLADARARGSYMGFSRLGLAIGGALGYAGGGWLFDAGKAFNQPELPWVMLALIGVMTFFALGWQFSHRRTAPGMLEPGA